The Streptomyces sp. NBC_01298 genome contains the following window.
GCGAGTGGATCCGGGCTCCAAGTCCCGTGTCCTTGAGCTCGACGTGATCGCGATGGAGGCCGGCCAACTCGCCGATCCTCATGCCCGTATAGGCCGAGGTCAGCACCAATGCGTACTCGTTGAGCCCCCCCACGATCAACCCGTTCCGGGCGATCAGGAGCGCCTGCCGCGGAGTCGCCGTGACCTTCTGGTTCTTGGGCTTGGGAACGAACCGCCCGCGGCGCCCGCCGTTGCGGGACTGGACGGGATTGTCGAGGCGGAGCCCCTCTGTGACCGCGTCGTTCATCATCGTCCGGAACACGGACACGATGGCGTCGGCATAGTTCTTCGACAGCTTGCGGCGGAGATCCTTTTCCCACGTTGAGATCGCAGTGGGTGAAAGCTCCTTGACGGCCACGCCGCCCCACTCAGGCTCGATGTGGTTGCGGATGCGGAGTCGGTATTCCTTCTCGCTGAGAGGTCCGACGTCGATCGCGGCGAGCCAGGTGTGGGACCACTCGCTGACCGTGACCCGCGCGCTCCGGGATCCGATGACGGTCTTACCTCGCCGGAGATCGGCCTCTAGCCCCTGCGCAAAGATCTCAGCCGTCCGCTCGGTGTAGAAGGGCTTCCCTTCGTCGTCACGGCTGACAGAGCCCCACTTGCCGTTAGGGAGCTTGTAGCGCCCGCGGTAGCGCCATTTCCTGGCCTGCTTGTCGTAACCGCGCTTCTCGCCGAAAGCCATGGATGACCTCGATCAACATTCAGAGCCTGGTCGCTTCGCGCCGGCCTATGGCTCGGCGTCAGCCTGCGACGGCGCGCAGATGGGGGCGGGAGGGCGCTGCTGACTGTCGATCCCACTCGCCAACGATGTCATTGAAGACTGACTGCAAGACGAGTGCGCCATCGCGCGACAGCAACTCGGAGTCGACGAAGATCGCCATAGAGGCTGGACCGTCCTCGATCCAAACCTGTACGCCGAGGGGCATACCCGTCACGCTTAGAACCTGTATTTGCATAGGTCCCCCAAGACCACCTCTTGGGCGCCCCCCTCGCGGTGTCCGCATATGACACCACACCTGCGCACCTAATGTGGAGAGAACGTACAGAAGTGATGATCCGTCAGTTAGGCCTCACTGGCCGCACGCGGCTCATCATCGTCGTCGTTGGGAAGGTCCTGAAGCTGGCGCTCTGCTCGGCGCCAAGCCTGGAGGGCCTGTCGAATCTCCTCAGGCGAGGCGTCTGGCGCACCCCTGACGACGACGGTCATCCGCACGTCCCCCTTGGTGGGCAGTCTGATGACAGCGGTGTCGACGAGCCGGCCACCGTTCTTCAGCTCGTCCACGATGCGGAGCGGCAGGTCGCTCCTGTCTAGATCCGGCGCCTCGGGCGACGGGACTTCGGTCTCGCTGTCGGCAGGGTTCGGCGGGTCGCCGCCAGCCAGTACGGCGGAGATGTCCCCCTCCGACCACCTATAGAAGGCAGCGGCGAGGGGGGCTGTGCCTGGCATGCGCACGAAACCGCGGCCGTACCGGGCTGTTTCAAGGTTCTGGATCGTCGATTCGTCCACTCCGATGGCGGTAGCAACCTGCTCCTGGGTCATGCCACGCCACTCGCGGGCGGCCTTGAAGGCCTTGCCCAGCTTCACCCAATCCTTCTCCATGGCGCCCATGATGCCGCAGCCCTAGGAAACACGCACCTACCGGTACCCCTATTTGACCTGTATCGATCGGTGCTTGAGGGCTCAATTTGTTTCCTGATCGCGCGCCGTTCTGCGCCGGAGCGAGGCGTTGAACCGAACGAACACCGCGCAACACCTAAGGAACACCGAGCAACCCCTTGCGTCCGAGTCACCTGTCGGGCTACGTTCATCTCGTGACACCGAACGGAGCCGCAATCAGATCCATTCGTAAGGCCCAGGGTCGGGGTCTGAGGTGGCTCGCGGGCCGAATAGATCGGTCCCCCGGCTATCTCTCCAAGATCGAACAGGAGAGACAGAGCGCCGGCCCGGAAACCCTCCGCCGCATCGCCGCCGTGCTGGACGTGCCAGTGGGCGCCATAACCAAGGAGAGCAGCCAGTGACCAGGAACAACCTGGCCAGCGTCCAGACCTACGCAACCTCACCCAGTGACGTTCAGGCCGCCAACGAGGACCTTGAAGTCGATGGGCCTCAGGCCGCCGATGCCGACAGCACGCTGATCGAGCGCCTGGCTACCGCCGTAGAGGCCCTCGTGAGGCAGACGCAGGACCCGGAGCTGCGGTGCTACCCCGCGGCCGAGGTCGCCGAGATTCTCGGCAAGACCGAGAACTGGGTCGTTGAGGCCATGCAGGACCGCCGGGTCCCCTTCACCTACATCGGCAAGTCGCCGCGCATGACGGCAGCGCACATTCGATGGGTGCTGGCCAACGGCGAATTGATGCCGTACACCGCAGCCGCCTAGCTGCGGCAAACGGCCCCGACCGCCGGGCCTTACACCGCCGGCCAGGGCCTCCCGAAGTACCGCCCCTCACTGCACGTACATGCAGGAAGAAGAGGAACCCCGATGTCCCACATCATGCCCGATCCCGAGTTCGACACCCCCGACGAGTTCGACCGACTGATGGCCGAGAACAAGGTTCCGGTGCTCACCCCGTTCGCCGCGATGTTCAACAAGGCGGAGGAGGTGCTGGCGGACTCGGTTCGACTGGAGGGCTTCACCCCCGAGGAGATCGGCCGGATGGCCCTCGAGTGCCTGCCGGAAGCCGAGCAAGCCGCAGCGCTGGATGAGCTGTTCTACACGTACTGGGCGGCCCGTGAGCAGGACCGCCAGACCCTCGCCCGCCACCAGGCTGCGGGCGGCGCGCGATGAGCATCCGTGACGACATTCTGGCCGGTCTACGGATCGCCGAGTCCGGCTCCGTCGGTGACGAGACGCCTGAGCAGCTGCTCGCTCGGTACGACGCTCGGGTTCTGCGTGAGACCGCTGACTGGCTGAAGGCAGTCGGCGAGCCGCAGGCAGCCCACCTGCTCAGCACGCTGGGCGGTGAGTCCCGTGGCTGACCTCCTCCCCGCCTCCGCAGTCGAGTCGTTCCAGGCTCCGGACCACAGCGTGTGGTGCTTGCGCCGGACGTTCATCGACTCCACCTACCACTCGTGGCACTGGGACGGCGCCCCGTTCCGCCCGGACGCCGGCCCGGCGATGCAGTCCCCGGACTTCCCGCTGCTGCGGATGCCGCTGATCGCCCTGATCGCCGAGGGCCTGCACTCCGACACGTCCGCAGCGAAGGCGGCCGGCGAGATGGCGTTCCAGCTCCACGACATGTGCGACGCCGGACTCATCGGCGGTGCCGCGTGAGCGCCCCGACGGAGCCGCGTCCCGTCGCCGACGTCGTGCAGGACGCACTCATCGCGGCAGCCAACGAGTTCCAGGAACTGTTCGGCCCGCCGGCCACGTGGTCGGGGACCGTCTGGCTCGAGTACCGCCTCGATCAGCACATCGCCCGGCAGCGGGCCACGAACTAGGGGGAAGCAGCATGACCGCGATCCGTACCGAGACGATCCTCTCCGAGCTCCTGACGGACGTGCCGCCTGCCCTTGAGGCGCCGGCGTTCCTGCGGAGCCTGGACCTGATCCCGCGCCGCGTGCCGGCCTGGGTCGTCGATGAGGCAACCCGGAAGTCGATCCTCGACGGCTTCCTCGATGTCCCCGATGACCTGATGGGGAGCCGGTCGTGAGCTCCCATCCGATGAACGACCGCATCGAGGTGATGGCCAAGCCCCCGCAGGAGGCCGTCGTCCGCGAGGCCGAGCAGCGTGACGCTGCCGCCTACGTGGCCGACCACGCCCGGGATGACGCCGACCGTGACCTCCTGATGGACATCCTCGGGCTCGTCACCCGGACCCGCACCGCGGCGCTGGCCGTCGGCTCGCTCCTGCTGCTCGCCCTCGGGCACCACATTCAGACCGGAGGCCACAGTGTCTGACCAGAAGCCCGCCCGCATCGTGATGGACGTCGACCGCGACGGTTGGACCAAGGGCCTCCAGCTCAACATCGTGGGGCTCGACGAGAACGACCACGGTTGGGGCTACCGGCTCGCCGGGCCCAAGTACAACGGCTCCAGCACGAACCTCCTCCGCGTCGAGCTGACGGAGCGCGACGCGACCGAGATCCGGCAGATGCTCGACAAGGCCTTCCCGCTGGTAGACGCCGAACTGACCGAGGCCACGGCCAAGCTGAAGAGCGCCGAGAAGGCTGTCGACGACCTGCGGACCCTGCTCGTCGAGCGTGACGCGCAGATCGCCGGACTCCTCGCCGACGAGGTCGACCTCAGCGACGAGCAGGCGGGAGTCCCCGCATGAGCGGCGACAGCGGCTGGCACTACGGCCCGACCGGGGAAGCCGACCCCGGCTTCATCGAGGGCACCGCTCACCAGCCCGACGGAATCCAGGACCATATGGACGCGTGGGGTAACCCGCACCCGGGCGACCTCGGAGGATGCCTGCCCTGCCGGATCGACGCAGGCCTGCCGGGAGTCACACGATGAGCCTCCTCGGCATAGCCCGCCCCCACGGCCGTCACCGCGCGGTCGACGAGGTTTTGCGGCTCCGCTCCCAGCTGGTGCCGCTGCTGATCCTGATCTGCGACCTGTCCCGCCGGCTCGCGATAGCGACCGCCGGGTGGGATGCGGCGAACGCGAAGGCCAGTCGGCTCGGGGATGCAGAGTCCCGGGCGGCCGAGGCCACGCGCCAGCTGCAAGCCCAGACCGCCGAACTCCACGCCCTCCGCGCCTTCAAGGCCAACGCCAACGCGGTCAGCGACCTGCCGTGGCACCCGGCGGTCGCGGAGACGCAGCCGATCCCGGTCCTGCCGCTGCACCTCTCGCCGCTCGCCGGCGTCAGCCCGGGCCACGTGCCGGGCTTCTGATCCCGTCCGCCGCCGGATGACCACAGGCCGACGGCGGACGCACCAACCACGCAGGACGCCCCCGCCGAGGTGAATTCGGCAGG
Protein-coding sequences here:
- a CDS encoding helix-turn-helix transcriptional regulator: MEKDWVKLGKAFKAAREWRGMTQEQVATAIGVDESTIQNLETARYGRGFVRMPGTAPLAAAFYRWSEGDISAVLAGGDPPNPADSETEVPSPEAPDLDRSDLPLRIVDELKNGGRLVDTAVIRLPTKGDVRMTVVVRGAPDASPEEIRQALQAWRRAERQLQDLPNDDDDEPRAASEA
- a CDS encoding tyrosine-type recombinase/integrase, which translates into the protein MAFGEKRGYDKQARKWRYRGRYKLPNGKWGSVSRDDEGKPFYTERTAEIFAQGLEADLRRGKTVIGSRSARVTVSEWSHTWLAAIDVGPLSEKEYRLRIRNHIEPEWGGVAVKELSPTAISTWEKDLRRKLSKNYADAIVSVFRTMMNDAVTEGLRLDNPVQSRNGGRRGRFVPKPKNQKVTATPRQALLIARNGLIVGGLNEYALVLTSAYTGMRIGELAGLHRDHVELKDTGLGARIHSQEQGQYVDGVFTQIGNKYDSGRGLIIPPALAELLQTLLDSRPASEWVFTAPKGGRLLRAGDWYAETWHPMVLGRAPRGVVRGAKAREGTRPVLGVEGLTPHGLRHSQKVWLDEGNHPRVAVEARMGHVLPGVEGTYSHVTLAMELAIAKALQARWEQAMKTVVDQRELGRYPPFKRGRVRRSPKNLPEGD
- a CDS encoding helix-turn-helix domain-containing protein; the encoded protein is MTPNGAAIRSIRKAQGRGLRWLAGRIDRSPGYLSKIEQERQSAGPETLRRIAAVLDVPVGAITKESSQ